Genomic DNA from Gemmatimonadales bacterium:
CCGCCTCCCGCCAGCGACCGCGCTCGAGCGCGTAGCGCGCCGGGATCGCCGTCAGCGCATACTCCGCCGCCGTCGAGTGCGCGGGCGTCACCAGCTCCATCCGCCCCGCCTCCGCGACCAGGCGCCGCGCCTCGGCGTCGCGGCCCTCCTGCAGGTACGCGTATGCCATGTAGTCCATCGAGTGGAGCCGCTGGTCCCACACCGCTCCGAGGTGCTGCTCGGCCTCGTAGCGGCGCGCCGCCGCCGCCGCCGCGCCGTTGGACCTGAGCGACGCGTCCCACATCCCCAGCCGCGTGTAGATGTGCGACGGCATGTGCAGCGCGTGCGGCACCGACGGCGCGATGCTCGCGTACCGGTCGGCGGCGCGCACCGCCCGGCCGGCGAGGGCCGGGGAGTCGTAGGCGTGGATGAGGTAGTGCGCGAGGCCGGGATGATCGGGCTGGCGCTGGAACAGCGGCTCCAGGATGTCGCCCGCCGCGCGCTGCAGCGCCAGCGTGGTATCGGGCGGGGAGTTCTGCGCCACCGCGACGAGGCTCAGCGCGTAGAAGATCGCCGCCTCGGTGTCGGCCGGCTCCACCGCGTGCAGGCGCGCGAGGCCTTCGCTCCAGGCGCGGACGCGCTGCCCGAAGCTCGAGGCGGAGTCGCCGTCGTAGAACGCGCCGATCGCCTCGACGTAGCCGCGCTCGCGCGCCGTCGCGGCGCCGAGGCCGCGGGCGCGCGCCACCAGCGCGGCCCCGTCGCGGAGGTCCTTGGGCGACGAGGGCTGCCACAGCGGATGCAGCAGGCTGGTGGCTTCGCCCCACGCCGCCATGGCGCAGGTCGAATCCGCCCGGCCGGCGTCGCGGAACGCCTGCCCGGCCTCCTCGTACCAGAACGAGTGGAGCAGCGCCACCCCGCGCTCGATCGACGCCGCGGCCGCGGCGCTGCACGAGGACGGGAAGGACACCCGGCCGAGGTGCGCCGGAGGCCGGCGGCCGTGCTCGTGCATGTCCATCTGCGCCACGAGCGGACGGGCGGCCAGGGCGAGGGCGGCGACGGTGGTCAGCGCGCGCGGCACCACGGGAAATTCTCGCTGTCGGGAACGCGAGAATGGTCGCCGGGGCCGCGGCCCGGGTCAAGGGACGGCGCACGACGCGACCTCTGAACCGATCTGCAGGACAGGAGGCTGAGTGGCAAGCCGAAGCCCCGAGCGGGTCACTCCACTCGGGGCTTCGGCTTCCTCAGTCGGGGCGGCGGGATTCGAACCCGCGACCTCGTGGTCCCAAACCACGCGCGCTACCGGGCTGCGCCACACCCCGAGACGACAGATGCGAGTTGCGAGACGCCAAGTTGCGAGTGGTTACGAATCGCCCGTCGCGAGAACGCAGTCGCGTTACAAAGATAGCAGGATGCCGACTATAGCGGGCGGGCGACCAGCGCGGCGGCCAGCTGGCGGAACGCGTCGCCCCGGTGGCTCACGCCGTGCTTCTCTTCGGCCGTGGCTTCGCCGAAGGTCTTGCCCAGGCCTTCGTGGAAGAACAGCGGGTCGTAGCCGAATCCGCCCGTGCCCCGCGGCTCCTCCAGCACCCGGCCCCAGCAGCGGCCGGTGAACGCCTCGGGCGGCGCCCCCGGACGCCGCAGCAGCAGCGCGACGCAGACGTAGCAGGCGCGCCGCCGCGCCCCGGCCGCACCCTGCAGGCGGCGCAGCAGCTCCGCGTTGTTCGCCTCGTCCAGCGCCTTGCCCGTGAGCCGGCCCGCCTCGGGCGAGAACCGCTTCGACCGCACGCCCGGCGCCCCGCCGAGGGACAGCACCTCGAGCCCCGAGTCGTCGGCGGCCACCGGCAGGCCGGTCAGCTTGGCGAAGTACTCCGCTTTGGCCCGGGCGTTGGCCTGGAAGGAGTCGAAGCGCTCGAGCCGCTCCTCCTCGGAAGCCCGGTGCACGTGCGCCTCGTCGAGCGACTGCAGCTCGACGGTGGCGCCGGCCGCCTGGAGGATCTCGCGGATCTCGCGCGCCTTGTCGGCGCTGCGGGTCGCCAGCAGCAGCCGGCTCACCAGCCCAGCGCGGCGCGCTGCGCCGCGAAGATCCGCGCCGTGCCCGCCAGCGCCAGGTCGAGCAGCCGGTCCAGCTCGGCGCGGGAGAAGGTGCCGTGCTCGCCGGTGCCCTGCACTTCCACCAGCCGGTCGGGCTCCGCCACGACGACGTTGGCGTCCACGCCGGCGACGCGGTCCTCGGCGTAGCACAGGTCGAGCCGCGGCTCGCCCTCCACGATGCCGACGCTCACCGCCGCCACCAGGCGCTCGAACGGGCTCTTCACGCCCGCCGTGGCCGCGAGCCGGCCGCACGCGTCGGCCAGCGCGACGGCCGCACCGGAGACCGCGGCCGTGCGGGTGCCGCCGTCGGCCTGCAGGACGTCGCAGTCGAGCCGGATGGTGTATTCGCCGAAGTCGAAGCCGCGGAGCGCCGCCCGGGCGCTGCGGCCGATGAGGCGCTGGATCTCGTGGGTGCGGCCGCCGGCGCCCTGCCGCTCCCGCGGCGTGCGCTCGGTGGTGGCGCGCGGCAGCATCGCGTACTCGGCCGTCACCCAGCCCAGCCCGCTTCCCTTGCGCCATCCCGGCACGCCCGCCTCCACCGACGCCGTGCACAGGACCAGCGTCCCGCCCATCCGCACCAGACACGAGCCCTCGGCGTAGGGGTTGGCCCCGCGCTCCAGCGCCAGCGGCCGCAGCTCGGCCGCCGACCGGCGGTCAGCCCGCGACACCCTTCACCTTCGCGATCAGTCCGGTGGTCGAGAATCCGGTCTCGAGGGGAATGCGCACCACCCGCCCGCCGCGCGCCGTGACCACGTCGGCGCCCACGATCGCCTCGGGCGCGTAGTCGGCGCCCTTGACCAGCACGTCGGGCTGGAGCGCCGCGATCAGGTGCGCGGGCGTGTCCTCGTCGAACAGCACCACCGCGTCCACGCAGGCCAGCGCGCCCAGCACGTACGCCCGGTCGCGCTCGCGATTCAGCGGCCGCTCGGGCCCCTTGATCCGGCGAACCGACGCGTCACTGTTGAGGCCCACGACCAGCGCCTCCCCCTCCGCGCGTGCGGCCACCAGCAGCGCCACGTGCCCGCGGTGCAGCACGTCGAACACGCCGTTGGTGAACACCACCGCGCCACGCGCGGCCCGCCGCCACGCGAGCGCGGCCTCGAAGCCCAGCAGCTTGGCGGAGGGATCGGGCCGGGACGCCCCGCCCGGCACTACAACGCCGCCTTCGCGCTCGGCGTGAAGTGGAACCGGACGATCTTCCGCCAGCTGATCAGCTGGAACACCACCGAGTCGTCGTAGACGCCCCGGATGGTGATCTCCCTCGGCTCGGAGGTCCGGTGGATGTACCACGCCGTGGGGCCGAGCGGGATCCGGAGCGTGTCGGCCATCGCCACCAGCCGCTCGAGGATGACCTTGTCGGTCAACGCCGGGGCGAACGACGCCTGGGTCTTCACCTCGTCCTGCATCTGGTAGGCACGCCAGTACACGGGGATGATGGCGATGGCCGCGTACACGACGGCGACCAGCACCACGACCCCCGCGAGGCACCCGAGCCGCATCTTGCCCGCCTCCCGGCGCGGCGCAGCTACCATTGGGACTGTGCTCCTTCCACGACCTGGGTGACCAGCTTGGCGAGGGCCGTCTTGCGACCGTCGGTTTCGGCGGACCCGCCGTACTCCCCGTCCACCGTCAGACCGCTCTGCTTCCACAGCGGCTTGCCCTGCTTCTGATCGTAGATCTCCACGTTCATCGTGATGACCACCCGGCGCCGGGTGACGTCCACCGTGCCCTGCCCGGCCTGGTAGGCGAGCGGGCTGTCGGGCACGTAGGACGTGATCTCGCCACGCACGATCGCGTCGGCCTGGGCCTCGTTGACCTGCCGCAGGCCCAGGCGGCCCGACACCGCATCCTGGAGCGCGGCGAAGACCTCCTGCGTGAGCGCGGGCTCGCCGGTCCGGTTGTCGAACGGCAGCACCGCGACCGTGCGCACGTCCCCGGGCAGGCCGCCGCCGTGGAAGCTGTAGAGGCAGCCGCCGGCCCCGACCAGCAGGGCCAGCGCGCCGGCGCTACGGACGACGCCAGATCTCACTGGGAAAGGCCCCTCCGCTCTCACGCCGGTCCACGTCCATCACGAACCGGATGCTGTGCTCCAGGTCCACGGTCTCGGCCCGCACCACGGCCCCCGTCGAGTCCCGCGTCAGCGCCAGCCGGCCGATGGCCCGCTCGCCGCGCGCGGCGCTCGCGCCGAGCAGCGTGTCGCCCCTCAGCTCCAGCGTCGTGATCACGCCGCCCGCGTCCGTGACCCGGTAGACGCGGTGGTCCGCCGCCTCGCTCCGCTCCACGCTGGCCACGGAGTCCGGCGGCCGTACCACGCCGAACATGGCCCAGACCAGCGACCGGCTCGGCAGCACCTGGCGCACCAGCGCCCCCGGTTTCGACCAGGCGGAGTCGCCTGCCAGCACCAGCGTGGCGCGGCCCACCACCGGGACGCCCACGTCGAGGCGCAGCGTGTCCGGCGGCTCGAGGCGCACCGCCCCGCGGCCGCTCACGGGCGTGTCGCCGTCGTCGTAGCGCCAGCGGATCGTGAGCAGGGCCGGCGCGCCGGGCGCCGTCCGCGCGGCCGCGGCGGCGAACTCGCGCGGGCTCACCGGCACGTATGCGCCCTCCGGCGCCGGCGGCGCCGGGGGGTGAGCGCACGCGGCCAGCGCCACGGCCGCCAGGGCGCTCACCGCCCGCCGGCCGCAGCCGCCCGCCGCCGTTGCCGTCGCCGCGGTCATCGCGTCAGTAGTCGTACCCGAACCACAGTGCCACGAAGCCCCTCCCGCGGCCGTTCACCGGGTAGTTGCCGGGAAGCGCGTAGGCGTCCGTGTTGCCGATGCCGTACCGCCACCCCAGGTCGAGCCGCAGGATCAGCGGCCCGAACAGACTCATCCGCAGTCCCAGGCCGTACGAACCGAGCCAGCCGCGCTCGGTGGCCAGCTCCGAGGAGGCGCGGCCGAGGTCGGTGAACAGCGCCCCCTGCACGCCCGGGAAACGAATCTCGCCGATCGGAGAGCCGATGGACAAGTAGTTGGTGAGCGGGAAGCGCCACTCCAGGTTCCCCATCAGCGCCCGGTCGCCGGCGAGGTAGGAGTACTCGGGGTAGCCGCGCAGCGCCCAGGATCCGCCGATGGTGACCCGCTCCGGCCGCTCGCCGCCGGCGTAGAACGCGAACGCCCGCACCGCGAAGGCGGTGTACAGGCCGGTGCGGAGGTAGCGCCGCAGGTCGGCCGACACCAGCCAGCTGTCGAGCCGCGCGTTCTGCAGGTCGGTGACGACCCCGGTGGTGAGCTGGGTGAAGGCGCCGTCGATCGGACCGGTGTCGAGCCACAGCGAGTTGTCCCGCACCAGCGAGAGGTAGTTCGACGTCACGATCCCGCGGCGGTGAGGGAACCCGGCCGTGAACGGCTCCGACGCCAGCGTGAAGTCGGTGCGATCGGAATAGGCCAGCTGGAACTGGGTCTCGATCCGCGAGAACCGCGACAGCGGATAGCGCAGCTCCACGTAGCCGCCGTACGCCGACTCCTGGAACACCTCGTTGAGGTCGCTGGTGTAGAACAGGCCCCGCGTCCGGAACGCGCCCAGGCCCCAGTTCAGCCGCCGCGACTGGTCCAGGTACAGCGCGGTGGCGTTGAGGTTGTTCACCAGGCTGCCGAGGCTGCTGCCCTCCTGGTAGGCCAGCACGCTGACGAACACCTGGTGGTCGCTCAGCATGTCGGACAGCAGCACCGTGGCGCCCTGCGCCGAGAGGAAGTTCGGCGAGTACACGGCCCCGCCCGCGGCGAAGTCCAGGGTGTAGCGCGCCCGGTAGCGCGCGGCCTCGGCCTGCGCGGAGGCGCTGTCGGCGAGCTCGGCCCAGGTCCACTGCGGGGGCGGCGGGCCGGCGGCCAGGGTCACGCTGTCCCCGGCCGCCGAGTCGGACCGCGGCCGGACGGTGTATATGCCGAAGGACAGGTGCTCGAACCCCGAGACCACGTAGCGCCCGGCCGAAGGCACCCACTCGGCGTCGAACACGCCGCCCGGCACCGCGGTTTCGCGGCGCCCGGCGCCCGTGGAGTCCACCGAGTAGACGTCGGACGGGCCCAGCCGGTCGGACGTGAAGCTGATCCGGCCGGTGGCGGCCGACCAGCGGGGGCCTTCGTCCTTCCAGTCGCCGTAGGTGAGGTAGCGGATGGAGCGGGAGGCCAGGTCCATGACGAACAGGTTGTGGGCCCCCGTCACGCCGAACGGCGTCCGGTCGGAGGCGAACACGACGCGCCGCCCGTCCGGGGCGAACGACGGATCGAGGTCCTCGTAGCGGTCGGCCGTGAGGCGCTCCAGCTCCCCGGTCGCCAGGTGGAGCAGGTAGAGGTCGGAGTACCCGGAGAGCGCGAGCCCCGAGAAGACCACCTCGCTGCCGTCCGGCGACCAGCTCGGCGAGAGGATCGACACCAGCTCCGGGAACTGGTAGCGCCCGACGACCTTCTGCGCCTTCAGGTCCCAGAAGAACAGGGCGTCGCGATCCTCGAACTTGCTGGCGAAGACCACCACCCCCTTGGCCGAGACGTCGAGCCGCGACGCGAAGGCGTGAAACGACTCGAATTCGGCCGTCCGCTCGCCGCGCACCACGGTGCGCGCGCTCCCCCCCTCCAGCGGCACCGCGTAGATGTCGGTGTAGCCGGTGCGCGGCGAGAGGTACAGCACCTGCGGCACCGAGTCGTACGGCTCGGTCCACACCGCCGGCTTGATGGCGAGGGTGGCGATGCGGCGCGCGTCCAGCTCGAGCGGGCGCTGCGCCTCGACCGTGGGATAGAACCCGCGGCGCATCTCGTACTGCCACTCGGC
This window encodes:
- a CDS encoding non-canonical purine NTP pyrophosphatase, whose product is MSRLLLATRSADKAREIREILQAAGATVELQSLDEAHVHRASEEERLERFDSFQANARAKAEYFAKLTGLPVAADDSGLEVLSLGGAPGVRSKRFSPEAGRLTGKALDEANNAELLRRLQGAAGARRRACYVCVALLLRRPGAPPEAFTGRCWGRVLEEPRGTGGFGYDPLFFHEGLGKTFGEATAEEKHGVSHRGDAFRQLAAALVARPL
- the rph gene encoding ribonuclease PH; the protein is MSRADRRSAAELRPLALERGANPYAEGSCLVRMGGTLVLCTASVEAGVPGWRKGSGLGWVTAEYAMLPRATTERTPRERQGAGGRTHEIQRLIGRSARAALRGFDFGEYTIRLDCDVLQADGGTRTAAVSGAAVALADACGRLAATAGVKSPFERLVAAVSVGIVEGEPRLDLCYAEDRVAGVDANVVVAEPDRLVEVQGTGEHGTFSRAELDRLLDLALAGTARIFAAQRAALGW
- the rfaE2 gene encoding D-glycero-beta-D-manno-heptose 1-phosphate adenylyltransferase, translated to MPGGASRPDPSAKLLGFEAALAWRRAARGAVVFTNGVFDVLHRGHVALLVAARAEGEALVVGLNSDASVRRIKGPERPLNRERDRAYVLGALACVDAVVLFDEDTPAHLIAALQPDVLVKGADYAPEAIVGADVVTARGGRVVRIPLETGFSTTGLIAKVKGVAG
- a CDS encoding LptE family protein gives rise to the protein MRSGVVRSAGALALLVGAGGCLYSFHGGGLPGDVRTVAVLPFDNRTGEPALTQEVFAALQDAVSGRLGLRQVNEAQADAIVRGEITSYVPDSPLAYQAGQGTVDVTRRRVVITMNVEIYDQKQGKPLWKQSGLTVDGEYGGSAETDGRKTALAKLVTQVVEGAQSQW